The genome window GTTAGGTGAGATTTCGGGTGATCAATAGAAATAAATTTTTCTTCAGAGTTATCAAAATCAAAACGAATCGGAAAGGTAACAATTTTTTCCGAAATAATATCGGCTGAAACCTCATCATTCTCATAAATCTCTGGAATGTTTTGATATTCAAGAAGATTTGGGCAAGGAAAAAAAGCGAGCCTATGCCCAAGAATATCTCCCTTATGAAAGGAGTACATTAGTTGTATTATGGCACCATCAACCATCAAAAAATTATAGGCTTTGTTTTTTAGTAGGGCTTCATATAATTCTTTATATCCTTGGTTTTTAAGAACGGTGCTCAGGTCTGCTTTAGTATCAAATACTATTTCTTTATGCTTTCCGGGTTTTTCAATTATAGATGGGTAGTTTTGGTGGTCACATAAACCGGACT of Thiohalorhabdus sp. Cl-TMA contains these proteins:
- a CDS encoding DUF2290 domain-containing protein; amino-acid sequence: MASLEEIREQITRITSELIKSGLCDHQNYPSIIEKPGKHKEIVFDTKADLSTVLKNQGYKELYEALLKNKAYNFLMVDGAIIQLMYSFHKGDILGHRLAFFPCPNLLEYQNIPEIYENDEVSADIISEKIVTFPIRFDFDNSEEKFISIDHPKSHLTLGEYRNCRIPVSAPLTPFYFMDFILRSFYDTRDQKFSSQIPPFSHSFSKSISNSETEVVHLQIPSP